tgggggggttcggggggttcggacgaacccccccgctgaagcaaatggtccgctttcagaagtaaaatattactattttttttttttttttttttttaattattattaaattttgtttaacacagtGCTGTATATGGCTCTATATTCATATAGGCGTCCATGCGTGCCCGTCGCTTGTTATTacatagttttattttgttataaaataatgtagtaCACCGAGCTCATGTTAAGCTTTCGAAATGTATGGTCATCAACAAGGATATGACGTCAGACGTTGACGAAAATATGATCCAAAGACATAGAAGCCTGGTGATTTCGAATTCCAAACGTAAGTACTTGCAAATGACACAGCCCaactacatgtacctatatGCACTAGTAGCGGCAGTATACTTATTTCAGTTGTTTTCCAgcctaattttgttttgttcaaaggATAAGGAACATACACACTCGTTTTCAATATTTGATGCGCAAGCCAAAAATTAAAGCCGCATTATCGCCCAACCATACTATCCAAAGACATCTTATCTGctcagtggtgtaggaaggtgatTTCCAAACGTAAGTAGGCCTACTTGCAACAGATATTCCCCCAACtatcaatatgcacttagactagtaGATATAGTATACTTATTTCAGTTGTTTTCCGGcctaataaattgttttgttcaaaggataaggaacatacatgtagcactcTATTTTGAATATGTGACACGCAAGCCAAAATTAAAGTCGCATATCGCCTAACCATGTTATCCAaagacagtgctccacaactagttaacgaaggtcatggtatgtgttatcctgtctgtgggatgtgcatacaaaagagcccttgctgctaatcggaaagagtagcctatgtgtaaacataattatggtccttgaccatatgtccgacgccatataaccgtaaataaaatgtgtttagtgtgtcattaaataaaacatcggCAGTGTCGTACCGGATATACGTTTTTTCATTGGTTCGTATCGataatttgatgtaattttAGTAAGCGACGCCAGCTTCTCTGATAGCACAGtgcattttacttcataaacatgttggtaataaataaaataccgcACTCGTTTCACTAGATATCATTAATTTTAGAAAACTCATGAACTTCCCAaagtatctgacctcactttcgttcggttAGATACCTTTGGGAACTTcattcgtttcgtaaaaatgatatctagggAAAACCTGTTTAGTACTCTCTTGCTCACTCTCTTTTCCCCCATCTCCCTCTATCTCATGCATAcgtgtccacacacacacacacacacatacacacttgaCATTGACAACTTACCTTAAGCTTAAAATGTCCAGTACTCATGGCGACTGTCATTTTAGAGTAGGCCTACACGATAGGTTTTATTAGCGAACAAACAAgagctttttaaaataatttttgtggtCATATTTTACTGTAGGAAACATGCTAacaatgtaactttaaataaaacagtagaGCTAGTGTTGTTGCCTAGTTAGGCCTCGCATTATTGATAATATATACTGTAGTTCAACTCGAACCTTTGATCGTTGTACTCCGTTTTGAATTACGTATGCAACTTTCTATTCCAATCCAATACAATGGAATAAATGAAAGTATAACTTAGTGTGGTTTTAAATTGTTTGCAGCAAACATTCGAGATGGGCAggccagagaaaagaaaacaggAACTGAAAATTGCATCCAAGAGATGTCAATCCCTGGATAAATTCTTTAACAATAAACGACCACGACCAAGAGAAGGGCAAACCCAACAGGCACCACGAGAAGAACGCCCGACTCCTGACGAAAAAAGTAATCCATCAGAATCGCCATCAGGGTCTGCTAGCGAAGGATACAAAGAAGAATCCCAAACCAAGACACCTACTGCAACAATTAACGATATTGGACATATCATTACTGCAACAATGTCAGTACTAGATATTAAAAAAGCAATTGAAGGACTCTCTGATGGAGAAAAATATACACTAATCAAACACCATAGCCAGCCGTCCGAAACATATACATTTCCTATAATATATGTTGGTGGCTGTAACCGCAGTTTTAAACTCAGCTGGTTGAAGGAATATCAATGGTTAGTTTATAGCCAAAAACTCGATGGTGCCTTTTGCATCATGTGTTCACTTTTCTGTATGAATCGAGAAGGGAAAGGGCAATTTGTCAATCGGCCATTTATAAATTGGCAAAAGAAGTCCGAAAAGTGCAAAAGCCACGAAAGCAACGAGTACCACCAAGAGGCAATGCAAATTGCAGACACGTTCATCAAAAGTATTGAAAATCCTAATGCCACTATTCCAATTTTGATGGAAAAACAATAGGTCAAAGAACATTGACAAAAACCGAGAAATACTTCGATGCATTGCAGAAGCAATTGTGTATTGTGGCAAGCAAGGTATAGCATTACGTGGGAAGAACGAACACTTGGAGGATGAGAAAACAAACCCGGGAAATTTTCTCTCCTTGATCAAGGTACTGGCTAGGTATTGCTCAACCTTACATGAACATTTAATGGAGCCACAAATGAAATGTGTCACTTACTTGTCaccacaaacacaaaatgagtTACTCGATGTTATAGGCAATCACATAATTCTCGGTGACCTTGTCCAAGAGATAAAGACAGCACAGTTCTATAGTATCATGGCGGATGAGGTGACATCTCATAACACTGAACAGCTGGCTCTGTGCGTCCGCTTCGTGGATTCAGATGAAAATATTAGGGAGGAGTtcatacaattttcaaaagtgaTTCGCACCACGGGTGAATATCTGGCCAATGAGATCATTCACATACTGGAAAACCTTGGTATACCATTGAAAGATATGCGTGGTCAAGGATATGATGGGGCGAGTAACATGTCATCTGGTCGAGTTGGCGTCCAGGCTAAAATCCGAGAGCATGCTCCATTAGCAACATATGTGCACTGTAGTGGCCATTGCTTAAATCTGGTTATAAGTCACGCCTGTAACATACCAGAAGTGCGTAACATGATCGACAAACTTAAGAACTGTTGCCTTTTTTTCCGAAATAGCCCAAAGAGAAATGAACTTCTTGAGTTGATTACAGCGATTAAAGTCGAGAACCAAACAAGGAGAAAAACTTTAATTGATCTCTGTCGGACCCGATGGGCGGAGCGCCAAAATGCCTACCAACACTTTTACCAGTGCTATTTCTTTATTGTTGATGCCCTACAGGTGATCGGCTACAAGATGCATCTTGAAGAATACAATGGTCTACATGAAGGTTTTGCAGAATTGTATTGGGATTGGAAAACACAGACCCGCAGTGATGCGCAGCAGTTGCTCACTGGTATAACAAGTTTTGGCTTTATTATAGTTTTCCTCACAGTCTACCAATATCTCTCACATCTTTCTGGACTTACTGTTCAGCTCCAAAGCTCCTCTCTGGATATTATTCATGCATATAATGCCGTGAACGATATTAAAGATATCTACAAGAAAGAGCGCCATGACGTTGACAGTAATTTCGAATCTGTAATTTTCAAACAGGCAGAGAGAATGGCAGCAAAAGTGGGTGTTGAGCCCAATAAGCCAAGGGTCAGTGGGAGACAGATATACCGTGCCAATAATGCTGCAAGTAGTACTGTACTGGAACACTACAAACTGAACTTGGCAATTCCTTTCTTGGATCATGTGTGTGAAAATTTAAACTCTAAGTTTTCTGGACTGGCTAAAACTGCAATTTCACTGCTAGGACTAGTACCATCTATACTTTGTGAAAACAACATGTCGATTGACGAAATCCTACGTATGTACAACGAGGATCTCCCATCACCCGAGGTGACCGACCTAGAATTGAAACGTTGGAAAATGCGATATGAAAATGTGTCACCTGAGAGGAGACCTTCTACTCCAGCTGCTGCGTTGAAGGATTGTGATGGAACCCATTTTCCTAACATAAAAACTCTTCTCAGGATCGCATGTACTATTCCAGCAACCTCCTGTGAGTGCGAACGAAGTGCAAGTTCATTAAGGCGTTTACATTCATATGCGAGGGCAACGATGGGGCAAGAACGCCTGTCTGCATTGGCACTCTTGCACATTCATTACGATAAGGAGATTGATCTTGACCGTGTCGTGAACGTGTTTGTACAATGTCATCCAAGGCGTCTTGAACTCTCATCGATAATTAAACCATAAACCAGTTACGATCTAGTAAGTGGAATTTCTGTGGTTTGTTGTTCGTTTGTattgtttctttgggttttttaaaatatataattgtaatatatatatatatgtatacgttgtgtgtgtgtatgtgtgtgtgtgtgtgtgtgtgtgtgtgtgtgtgtgtgtgtatgtgtgtgtgtgtgtgaacaagggtccacttggttcatatccGAACCCCCCCATGACCAggtcacgctacgcccctgttatttatttttaattgtatacGAAAACgacttgctagactggtttccGTGTTCCAGGACCCTTATTTCGTGTGACGTCACCTGATGTTGACTTGGCATGTTTTAGCAACTGCCTTTTCGCGCTAGTTTTTGTCTTATTGTGTTCACTAATTGTCTCAATATATCTACAATTATCTAACAATACCAATACATGACATTCCTCATCTTTTCTGTTTATATTGCTgttcatttttgaaaattactgAAGCACTAGCAGTACGGACAGGAAAATTTAATGTTGACAACAGTAAACATCCTTT
Above is a genomic segment from Gigantopelta aegis isolate Gae_Host chromosome 7, Gae_host_genome, whole genome shotgun sequence containing:
- the LOC121377902 gene encoding 52 kDa repressor of the inhibitor of the protein kinase-like produces the protein MADEVTSHNTEQLALCVRFVDSDENIREEFIQFSKVIRTTGEYLANEIIHILENLGIPLKDMRGQGYDGASNMSSGRVGVQAKIREHAPLATYVHCSGHCLNLVISHACNIPEVRNMIDKLKNCCLFFRNSPKRNELLELITAIKVENQTRRKTLIDLCRTRWAERQNAYQHFYQCYFFIVDALQVIGYKMHLEEYNGLHEGFAELYWDWKTQTRSDAQQLLTGITSFGFIIVFLTVYQYLSHLSGLTVQLQSSSLDIIHAYNAVNDIKDIYKKERHDVDSNFESVIFKQAERMAAKVGVEPNKPRVSGRQIYRANNAASSTVLEHYKLNLAIPFLDHVCENLNSKFSGLAKTAISLLGLVPSILCENNMSIDEILRMYNEDLPSPEVTDLELKRWKMRYENVSPERRPSTPAAALKDCDGTHFPNIKTLLRIACTIPATSCECERSASSLRRLHSYARATMGQERLSALALLHIHYDKEIDLDRVVNVFVQCHPRRLELSSIIKP